From a region of the Narcine bancroftii isolate sNarBan1 chromosome 5, sNarBan1.hap1, whole genome shotgun sequence genome:
- the bcl10 gene encoding B-cell lymphoma/leukemia 10, which yields MDRDRLTEDDMADIKKEALEKLRPYLCDKVIAERHFDYLRAKRILSKEDTEEISHQVSSRRKAGKLLDHLTENPKGLDTLISSIRREGTQNFLVQKITDEVQKIKNEKLFQKGAFSSSCGDLEDVAQTNNLSRFSSTESNGSKGMEANILFHPEGEFSPEPSASPILSPLDLQSTSPLVKTSVTSVAETMPSTLTLPRPGELGAPPLPPQLQTESAAACSSPSDSEILPLRSRSY from the exons GCTCTGGAGAAGCTGCGGCCTTATCTCTGTGACAAAGTGATCGCTGAGAGGCACTTTGATTACCTGCGAGCCAAACGCATCCTGTCCAAGGAAGACACGGAAGAAATTTCCCACCAGGTTTCGAGCAGGCGCAAGGCGGGAAAGCTCTTGGATCATCTGACGGAAAACCCCAAAGGCCTTGACACTCTCATCAGTTCCATCCGACGAGAAGGAACCCAGAACTTCCTGGTCCAGAAGATAACCGATGAAgttcagaaaattaaaaatgagaaaCTGTTCCAAAAAG GAGCTTTCTCAAGCAGCTGCGGTGATCTGGAAGATGTGGCCCAGACAAACAACCTGTCCAGGTTCTCCTCAACGGAGTCCAATGGCTCAAAGGGGATGGAGGCTAACATTCTGTTCCACCCTgagggagagttcagccctgagcCGTCAGCATCGCCGATTCTGTCTCCTCTAGATCTACAATCCACCTCGCCACTGGTGAAGACGTCGGTGACCAGCGTCGCAGAAACCATGCCCTCTACGTTGACCCTTCCCAGGCCGGGAGAACTTGgagctccccctctccctccccagctcCAGACTGAATCGGCTGCTGCCTGCAGCAGCCCCAGTGACTCCGAGATTTTACCCTTGAGGTCACGCTCTTACTGA